In Streptomyces sp. P3, one DNA window encodes the following:
- the mmsA gene encoding CoA-acylating methylmalonate-semialdehyde dehydrogenase gives MTKIVNHWIGGKTVEGASGSYGPVTDPATGAVTTKVAFASVDEVDSAVAAAKDAYATWGTSSLAKRSTILFAFRALLDANRDAIAELITAEHGKVHSDALGEVARGLEIVDLACGITVQLKGELSTEVASRVDVASIRQPLGVVAGITPFNFPAMVPMWMFPIAIACGNTFVLKPSEKDPSASLKIAELLSEAGLPDGVFNVVQGDKVAVDRLLEHPDVKAVSFVGSTPIARYIHTTASANGKRVQALGGAKNHMLVLPDADLDAAADAAVSAAYGSAGERCMAISAVVAVGAIGDELVEKIRERAEKIKIGPGNDPTSEMGPLITAVHRDKVASYVTGAAAEGAEVILDGTGHTVDGFENGHWIGISLLDKVPTTAKAYQDEIFGPVLTVLRVDTYDEGIALINASPFGNGTAIFTRDGGAARRFQLEVEAGMVGVNVPIPVPVGYHSFGGWKDSLFGDHHIYGNDGTHFYTRGKVVTTRWPDPADAPAGVDLGFPRNH, from the coding sequence ATGACGAAGATCGTCAACCACTGGATCGGCGGCAAGACCGTCGAAGGCGCGTCGGGTTCGTACGGGCCGGTCACCGACCCCGCGACCGGCGCCGTCACCACGAAGGTCGCCTTCGCCTCGGTGGACGAGGTCGACTCCGCGGTCGCCGCCGCGAAGGACGCCTACGCCACCTGGGGCACCTCCTCGCTGGCCAAGAGGAGCACGATCCTGTTCGCGTTCCGGGCGCTGCTCGACGCGAACCGGGACGCGATCGCCGAGCTGATCACCGCCGAGCACGGCAAGGTGCACAGCGACGCGCTCGGCGAGGTCGCGCGCGGCCTGGAGATCGTGGACCTGGCGTGCGGCATCACCGTGCAGCTGAAGGGCGAGCTGTCGACCGAGGTGGCCAGCCGGGTGGACGTCGCGTCGATCCGCCAGCCCCTCGGCGTCGTCGCGGGCATCACGCCGTTCAACTTCCCGGCGATGGTCCCGATGTGGATGTTCCCCATCGCGATCGCCTGCGGCAACACGTTCGTGCTGAAGCCGTCCGAGAAGGACCCGTCGGCCTCGCTGAAGATCGCCGAGCTGCTGTCCGAGGCCGGTCTCCCGGACGGCGTGTTCAACGTCGTGCAGGGAGACAAGGTGGCCGTGGACCGTCTCCTGGAGCACCCGGACGTCAAGGCCGTGTCCTTCGTCGGCTCGACGCCGATCGCCCGCTACATCCACACCACCGCCTCGGCGAACGGCAAGCGCGTCCAGGCGCTGGGCGGCGCGAAGAACCACATGCTGGTCCTGCCCGACGCGGACCTGGACGCGGCCGCCGACGCCGCCGTCTCCGCCGCGTACGGCTCGGCGGGCGAGCGCTGCATGGCCATCTCCGCGGTCGTCGCCGTCGGCGCGATCGGCGACGAGCTGGTGGAGAAGATCCGCGAGCGCGCCGAGAAGATCAAGATCGGTCCCGGCAACGACCCGACGAGCGAGATGGGCCCGCTCATCACGGCCGTCCACCGCGACAAGGTGGCGTCCTACGTGACGGGCGCGGCGGCCGAGGGCGCCGAGGTGATCCTGGACGGCACCGGCCACACCGTCGACGGCTTCGAGAACGGCCACTGGATCGGCATTTCGCTCCTCGACAAGGTCCCCACCACGGCGAAGGCCTACCAGGACGAGATCTTCGGCCCGGTGCTGACCGTACTGCGCGTCGACACCTACGACGAGGGCATCGCCCTCATCAACGCGTCGCCGTTCGGCAACGGCACCGCGATCTTCACCCGGGACGGCGGCGCGGCCCGTCGCTTCCAGCTGGAGGTCGAGGCCGGCATGGTCGGCGTGAACGTGCCGATCCCGGTCCCCGTCGGCTACCACAGCTTCGGCGGCTGGAAGGACTCGCTCTTCGGCGACCACCACATCTACGGCAACGACGGCACGCACTTCTACACCCGCGGCAAGGTCGTCACCACCCGCTGGCCCGACCCGGCCGACGCCCCGGCGGGCGTGGACCTGGGCTTCCCCCGCAACCACTGA
- the iolD gene encoding 3D-(3,5/4)-trihydroxycyclohexane-1,2-dione acylhydrolase (decyclizing), with product MTAQTSTTRLTVAQALVRFLAAQYTERDGVRQRLIGATWGIFGHGNVAGLGQALVEYADEMPFHQGRNEQSMVHAAVGYARQSGRLSTHAVTTSIGPGATNLVTGAALATVNRLPVLLLPGDVFATRVADPVLQQLEVPYAGDVSVNDCLRPVSKYFDRITRPEALIPAALQAMRVLTDPVETGAVTLALPQDVQAEAYDWPEEFFAERVWAVRRPGADPVELAEAVRAIRSAERPLVVAGGGVHHSRAEEALAEFAEATGIPVASTQAGKGSLRHDHPQDVGGVGHTGTATADELARTADLIIGVGTRYTDFTTASNTLFAGDGVRFLNLNIASFDGHKLAGLPLVADARGGLGELTEALRLHGHRVADAYVTAYSEDKERWEQRVDACYEADEPDVRPTQPQVLGALDALVDESDVIINAAGSLPGDLHKLWRTRSRDQYHLEYGYSCMGYEIPAAIGVKLAAPQRNVWALVGDGTYLMMPTEIVTAVQEGIAIKILLVQNHGYASIGGLSESVGGERFGTAYRYTADDGTYTGAPLPVDLAANVASLGMRVLRAKTVRELREALAEARRADTPTCVYVETETADTVSGPPPAQAWWDVPVAETATRPSAVKARELYERHVSTRRRHL from the coding sequence ATGACGGCGCAGACCTCGACGACGCGGCTGACGGTCGCCCAGGCGCTGGTGCGCTTCCTCGCCGCCCAGTACACCGAGCGCGACGGCGTACGGCAGCGGCTGATCGGCGCGACCTGGGGCATCTTCGGCCACGGCAACGTCGCGGGCCTCGGCCAGGCACTGGTCGAGTACGCCGACGAGATGCCGTTCCACCAGGGCCGCAACGAGCAGTCGATGGTCCACGCGGCCGTCGGCTACGCCCGCCAGTCGGGCCGTCTGTCCACCCACGCGGTGACGACGTCGATCGGCCCCGGCGCGACCAACCTGGTCACCGGCGCGGCCCTCGCCACCGTCAACCGGCTGCCGGTCCTGCTGCTGCCCGGCGACGTCTTCGCCACCCGGGTCGCCGACCCGGTGCTCCAGCAGCTCGAAGTCCCCTACGCGGGAGACGTGTCGGTCAACGACTGCCTGCGCCCGGTGTCGAAGTACTTCGACCGGATCACCCGCCCGGAGGCGCTGATCCCGGCGGCGCTGCAGGCGATGCGCGTCCTCACCGACCCCGTGGAGACCGGCGCGGTCACCCTCGCCCTGCCGCAGGACGTCCAGGCCGAGGCCTACGACTGGCCCGAGGAGTTCTTCGCCGAGCGCGTCTGGGCGGTCCGCCGTCCCGGCGCCGACCCCGTCGAACTCGCCGAGGCCGTACGGGCGATCAGGTCCGCCGAACGGCCCCTGGTCGTCGCGGGCGGCGGCGTCCACCACAGCCGCGCCGAGGAGGCCCTCGCCGAGTTCGCCGAGGCCACCGGCATCCCGGTCGCCTCCACCCAGGCCGGCAAGGGCTCGCTGCGCCACGACCACCCGCAGGACGTGGGCGGCGTCGGCCACACCGGCACCGCGACCGCCGACGAACTGGCCCGCACGGCGGACCTGATCATCGGCGTGGGCACCCGTTACACCGACTTCACCACCGCCTCCAACACCCTGTTCGCGGGCGACGGCGTCCGCTTCCTCAACCTCAACATCGCCTCCTTCGACGGCCACAAGCTCGCCGGCCTGCCCCTCGTGGCGGACGCCCGCGGCGGCCTCGGAGAACTGACCGAGGCCCTGCGCCTGCACGGGCACCGGGTCGCGGACGCCTACGTCACCGCGTACTCCGAGGACAAGGAGCGCTGGGAGCAGCGCGTCGACGCCTGCTACGAGGCCGACGAGCCGGACGTCCGCCCGACACAGCCGCAGGTGCTCGGCGCGCTCGACGCCCTCGTCGACGAGTCCGACGTGATCATCAACGCCGCCGGCTCACTCCCCGGCGACCTGCACAAACTGTGGCGGACGCGCTCCCGGGACCAGTACCACCTGGAGTACGGCTACTCCTGCATGGGGTACGAGATCCCGGCCGCGATCGGCGTGAAACTGGCCGCCCCGCAGCGCAACGTCTGGGCGCTGGTCGGCGACGGCACGTACCTGATGATGCCGACGGAGATCGTGACGGCCGTGCAGGAGGGGATCGCGATCAAGATCCTGCTCGTGCAGAACCACGGCTACGCCTCCATCGGCGGTCTGTCGGAGTCGGTGGGCGGCGAGCGCTTCGGCACGGCCTACCGCTACACCGCGGACGACGGCACCTACACCGGCGCCCCGCTCCCCGTCGACCTGGCCGCCAACGTGGCCAGCCTCGGCATGCGGGTGCTGCGCGCGAAGACCGTCCGCGAACTGCGCGAAGCCCTCGCCGAGGCGCGCCGCGCCGACACTCCCACATGTGTCTACGTCGAGACCGAAACGGCCGACACTGTGTCGGGCCCGCCACCCGCGCAGGCCTGGTGGGATGTACCTGTGGCCGAGACCGCGACGCGACCGTCCGCGGTGAAGGCACGTGAGCTGTACGAACGGCACGTCTCTACCCGACGCCGCCATCTGTGA
- a CDS encoding deoxyribose-phosphate aldolase, with translation MTTVDVSELVRLRSRRPEAIAEAAARRTRRPLLGDSGRLMIVAADHPARGALGVGGRRLAMANRADLLERLCLALSRPGVDGVLATADILDDLLLLGALDDKIVMGSMNRGGLQGAAFELDDRFTGHRAEDIERLNFDAGKLLLRIDYDDPGSLTTLETTARAVDDMAARGLPLFVEPFISRRTPDGRLGNDLSAEAVTRSIAIASGLGGTSAYTWLKVPVTDNPDDMAEVMQTSTLPAVLLGGEVGDDQDGAYEKWRGALQLPTVQGLVVGRSLLYPADGDVAAAVDTAVGLL, from the coding sequence GTGACCACCGTCGACGTCTCCGAACTCGTCCGCCTGCGCAGCCGCCGCCCCGAGGCGATCGCCGAGGCCGCGGCCCGCCGCACCCGCCGGCCGCTGCTCGGCGACTCCGGCCGGCTGATGATCGTCGCCGCCGACCACCCGGCCCGCGGCGCGCTCGGCGTCGGCGGGCGCAGGCTGGCCATGGCCAACCGTGCCGACCTGCTGGAACGCCTCTGCCTCGCCCTGTCCCGCCCCGGCGTGGACGGCGTACTCGCGACCGCCGACATCCTGGACGACCTGCTGCTGCTCGGCGCCCTCGACGACAAGATCGTCATGGGCTCAATGAACCGCGGCGGCCTCCAGGGCGCCGCCTTCGAACTCGACGACCGCTTCACCGGCCACCGCGCCGAGGACATCGAGCGGCTCAACTTCGACGCGGGCAAACTGCTGCTGCGCATCGACTACGACGACCCGGGCTCCCTCACCACGCTCGAGACCACCGCCCGCGCCGTCGACGACATGGCCGCCCGCGGACTCCCCCTCTTCGTCGAGCCGTTCATCAGCCGGCGCACCCCCGACGGCAGGCTCGGCAACGACCTCTCCGCGGAGGCCGTCACCCGGTCGATCGCCATCGCCTCCGGGCTGGGCGGCACCTCGGCCTACACCTGGCTGAAGGTGCCCGTCACCGACAACCCCGACGACATGGCCGAGGTCATGCAGACGTCCACGCTCCCCGCCGTCCTGCTGGGCGGCGAGGTCGGCGACGACCAGGACGGCGCGTACGAGAAGTGGCGCGGCGCGCTGCAACTGCCCACCGTCCAGGGCCTGGTGGTCGGACGTTCGCTGCTGTACCCGGCGGACGGGGACGTCGCCGCCGCCGTGGACACCGCCGTAGGACTGCTGTGA
- a CDS encoding ABC transporter permease: MSTLTEVASGYQPGRTLPLRVELARQLKRRRTLVMGGILAALPFVLLIAFAIGGEPGGRNDQVTLMDTATASGANFAAVNLFVSAGFLLVIPVALFCGDTVASEAGWSSLRYLLAAPVPRARLLWSKLVVGLGLSLAAMVLLPVVALAVGSAAYGWGSLELPTGGALDPGTAAQRLIVVVGYVFVSQLVTAGLAFWLSTKTDAPLGAVGGAVGLTIVGNVLDAVTALGDWRDFLPAHWQFAWADAVQPTPEWSGMIQGTAVSVTYALVLFALAFRGFAHKDVVS, encoded by the coding sequence ATGAGCACGCTCACCGAGGTCGCCTCCGGCTACCAGCCCGGCCGCACCCTGCCGCTGCGCGTCGAACTGGCCCGCCAGCTCAAGCGCCGCCGCACGCTGGTCATGGGCGGCATCCTCGCCGCCCTGCCGTTCGTCCTGCTCATCGCCTTCGCCATCGGCGGCGAGCCCGGCGGCCGCAACGACCAGGTGACCCTGATGGACACGGCGACCGCCTCGGGCGCCAACTTCGCCGCGGTCAACCTGTTCGTGTCGGCGGGCTTCCTGCTCGTCATCCCGGTCGCCCTGTTCTGCGGGGACACCGTCGCCTCGGAGGCCGGCTGGTCCTCCCTGCGCTACCTCCTCGCCGCCCCCGTGCCCCGGGCCCGCCTGCTGTGGTCCAAGCTCGTCGTGGGCCTCGGCCTGAGCCTGGCCGCGATGGTCCTGCTGCCGGTCGTCGCCCTCGCCGTCGGCAGCGCGGCCTACGGCTGGGGGTCGCTGGAGCTGCCCACCGGCGGCGCGCTCGACCCCGGCACGGCCGCCCAGCGGCTCATCGTGGTCGTCGGATACGTCTTCGTCTCCCAACTGGTCACCGCCGGGCTGGCGTTCTGGCTCTCCACCAAGACCGACGCCCCCCTCGGCGCGGTCGGCGGCGCGGTCGGCCTGACCATCGTCGGCAACGTCCTGGACGCCGTCACCGCCCTCGGCGACTGGCGCGACTTCCTGCCCGCGCACTGGCAGTTCGCCTGGGCCGACGCCGTCCAGCCCACCCCCGAGTGGTCCGGCATGATCCAGGGCACCGCGGTCTCCGTGACCTACGCCCTGGTGCTGTTCGCCCTGGCCTTCCGCGGTTTCGCCCACAAGGACGTGGTCTCGTAG
- a CDS encoding CocE/NonD family hydrolase: MDLRLPGLRGPRRPRRLLAAVAAVAVLAGAGTWTAVAADDDTPSVHQTDRVMAVDGVRLDTSYFTSGATGRRPAVLLAHGFGGEKDDVRRQAESLARDGYAVLTWSARGFGESTGRIGLNDPKGEVADVSRLIDWLAKQPEVRLDKPGDPRVGMAGASYGGAVSLLAAGYDDRVDAIAPAITYWNLADALFPDGVFKKLWAGVFFNTGGGAARFEPALAAMYERVAESGAPDAAARALLEERSPSAVGDRIKVPTLLLQGQTDSLFTLAQSDAAEKAIRANGAPVDVDWISGGHDGGDMEASRVQARVASWFDRHLKDDRSADTGPAFRVTRTGGVDSTDGAAQLRGASAAAYPGLTGGDRSFPLTGRRAEQSFVNPPGATPPAVSALPGLGGGGLSRLSALGVGVSLDFPGQYAAFDSAPLTDDLRVTGTPTVTVHVRSTTGTAVLFAKVYDVGGSGNQVLPSQLVAPVRVDGATAGKDVTITLPAIDHKIEEGHRLRLVLASTDLGYASPMTPATYTVSMKGDLKVPTAPAVTTAAAPLPSWVWWLPLTGAALALALLLTARRRTATPAPDPALADVPLRITDLSKKYAGGDRYSVRELSFQVEKGQVLGLLGPNGAGKTTTLRMLMGLITPDGGEIRVFGHAVRPGAPVLSRVGSFVEGAGFLPHLTGRENLELYWRATGRPAEDAHLDEALEIAGLGDALARAVRTYSQGMRQRLAIAQAMLGLPDLLILDEPTNGLDPPQIREMREVMIRYAAAGRTVIVSSHLLAEVEQSCTHLVVMDRGRLVQAGPVAEIIGSGDTLLVGTAVPVDEPVVEKIAALPGVSSALPADDGLLIRLAADGSARHLIAELVRLDVPVTSVGPHRRLEDAFLTLIGGSA, translated from the coding sequence ATGGATCTTCGACTGCCCGGTCTGCGAGGACCACGGCGGCCGCGACGGCTCCTCGCCGCCGTGGCCGCAGTGGCCGTACTCGCCGGTGCCGGTACCTGGACGGCCGTCGCCGCCGACGACGACACGCCCTCGGTGCACCAGACCGACCGGGTCATGGCGGTGGACGGCGTACGCCTGGACACCTCGTACTTCACCTCCGGCGCCACCGGCCGCCGTCCCGCCGTCCTCCTCGCGCACGGCTTCGGCGGCGAAAAGGACGACGTCCGCCGACAGGCCGAGAGCCTCGCCCGCGACGGGTACGCCGTGCTGACCTGGTCCGCGCGCGGATTCGGTGAGTCCACCGGCCGGATCGGGCTGAACGACCCGAAGGGCGAGGTCGCCGACGTCTCCCGGCTGATCGACTGGCTCGCGAAGCAGCCCGAGGTCCGGCTGGACAAGCCCGGCGACCCGCGCGTGGGCATGGCCGGCGCCTCCTACGGCGGCGCGGTCTCCCTGCTCGCCGCCGGGTACGACGACCGCGTCGACGCCATCGCCCCCGCGATCACCTACTGGAACCTCGCGGACGCCCTGTTCCCCGACGGCGTGTTCAAGAAGCTGTGGGCCGGCGTCTTCTTCAACACCGGCGGCGGCGCCGCCCGCTTCGAACCCGCGCTGGCCGCGATGTACGAGCGCGTCGCCGAGTCCGGCGCCCCGGACGCCGCCGCACGCGCCCTGCTAGAAGAGCGCTCGCCGTCCGCCGTCGGCGACCGCATCAAGGTCCCCACCCTCCTCCTCCAGGGCCAGACCGACTCCCTGTTCACCCTCGCCCAGTCCGACGCCGCCGAGAAGGCGATCCGCGCCAACGGCGCGCCCGTCGACGTCGACTGGATCTCCGGCGGCCACGACGGCGGCGACATGGAAGCCTCGCGCGTCCAGGCCCGCGTCGCCTCCTGGTTCGACCGCCACCTCAAGGACGACAGGTCCGCCGACACCGGCCCGGCCTTCCGCGTCACCCGCACCGGAGGCGTCGACTCCACCGACGGCGCCGCCCAGCTCCGGGGCGCGAGCGCGGCCGCCTACCCGGGCCTGACCGGCGGCGACCGCTCGTTCCCGCTGACCGGCCGCCGCGCCGAGCAGTCCTTCGTCAACCCGCCCGGTGCCACCCCGCCCGCCGTCTCCGCCCTGCCCGGCCTCGGCGGCGGCGGCCTCTCCCGGCTCTCCGCTCTCGGCGTCGGCGTCTCCCTCGACTTCCCCGGCCAGTACGCCGCCTTCGACTCGGCGCCGCTCACCGACGACCTGCGGGTCACCGGCACGCCGACGGTCACCGTCCACGTGAGGTCGACGACCGGCACCGCCGTCCTCTTCGCCAAGGTCTACGACGTCGGGGGCAGCGGCAACCAGGTGCTGCCCTCCCAGCTCGTGGCCCCGGTCCGCGTCGACGGAGCCACGGCCGGCAAGGACGTCACGATCACCCTCCCGGCGATCGACCACAAGATCGAGGAGGGGCACCGGCTGCGCCTGGTCCTCGCCTCCACCGACCTCGGCTACGCCTCCCCGATGACCCCGGCGACGTACACCGTGTCGATGAAGGGCGACCTGAAGGTCCCCACCGCCCCGGCCGTGACGACCGCCGCCGCACCGCTGCCGTCCTGGGTCTGGTGGCTCCCCCTCACCGGCGCGGCGCTCGCGCTCGCCCTGCTCCTGACGGCCCGCCGCCGCACCGCCACACCCGCCCCCGACCCGGCGCTCGCCGACGTCCCGCTGCGGATCACCGACCTCAGCAAGAAGTACGCGGGCGGCGACCGCTACAGCGTCCGCGAGCTGTCCTTCCAGGTGGAGAAGGGCCAGGTGCTCGGCCTGCTCGGCCCCAACGGCGCCGGCAAGACGACGACCCTGCGCATGCTGATGGGCCTGATCACGCCCGACGGCGGCGAGATCCGCGTCTTCGGTCACGCCGTCCGCCCGGGCGCCCCCGTGCTCTCCCGCGTCGGCTCCTTCGTCGAGGGCGCGGGCTTCCTGCCGCACCTGACCGGCCGGGAGAACCTCGAGCTGTACTGGCGGGCCACCGGCCGCCCGGCCGAGGACGCCCATCTCGACGAGGCCCTGGAGATCGCCGGCCTCGGCGACGCGCTCGCCCGCGCGGTGCGCACCTACTCCCAGGGCATGCGCCAGCGCCTGGCCATCGCCCAGGCCATGCTCGGCCTGCCCGACCTGCTCATCCTCGACGAGCCGACCAACGGCCTCGACCCGCCGCAGATCCGCGAGATGCGCGAGGTGATGATCCGCTACGCGGCGGCCGGCCGCACGGTGATCGTCTCCAGCCACCTCCTGGCGGAGGTCGAGCAGTCCTGCACCCACCTCGTGGTCATGGACCGCGGCCGGCTGGTCCAGGCCGGTCCGGTCGCCGAGATCATCGGCTCCGGCGACACCCTCCTCGTCGGCACCGCCGTCCCCGTGGACGAGCCGGTCGTCGAGAAGATCGCCGCGCTGCCCGGCGTGTCCTCCGCGCTCCCCGCCGACGACGGCCTGCTGATCCGGCTGGCCGCCGACGGCAGCGCCCGGCACCTGATCGCCGAACTCGTCCGGCTCGACGTGCCGGTGACCTCGGTCGGCCCGCACCGCCGCCTGGAGGACGCCTTCCTCACCCTGATCGGAGGTTCCGCATGA
- a CDS encoding rodlin — protein sequence MKKLWASAVLAASVAGLAAVSAPQALAIGDDSGTTSASGNGASSEFGNSATFGDMSPQLSLIQGSLNKPCLALPTKTNVATTTGTLLQDVPILSSSQNQQCVENSTQAKGDDPLSHILDDISALSGNGAGNG from the coding sequence ATGAAGAAGCTGTGGGCATCCGCGGTTCTCGCCGCCTCGGTCGCCGGTCTCGCGGCCGTGAGCGCCCCGCAGGCCCTCGCCATCGGTGACGACAGCGGCACCACCTCCGCCAGCGGTAACGGCGCCTCGTCGGAGTTCGGCAACTCGGCCACGTTCGGCGACATGAGCCCGCAGCTCTCGCTGATCCAGGGTTCGCTGAACAAGCCCTGCCTCGCTCTGCCGACCAAGACCAACGTCGCTACGACCACGGGCACGCTGCTCCAGGACGTTCCGATCCTGTCGTCGTCGCAGAACCAGCAGTGCGTCGAGAACAGCACCCAGGCCAAGGGCGACGACCCGCTGTCGCACATTCTGGACGACATCTCCGCCCTCTCGGGCAACGGCGCGGGCAACGGCTGA
- a CDS encoding VWA domain-containing protein, giving the protein MDNRLPRLFACAAAAALLLTGCGGSGEDSGGSKAADGAARDNGPFPAPNAPRAGEERVEGDEGRADRLSTFALDVDTASYGYARRTLAEGRRPDPATVRPEEFVNSFRQDYERPDGNGFSVTVDGARTGDDDWSLVRVGLATRTAAQHGERPPAALTFVIDVSGSMGEPGRLDLAKSSLGTMTDRLRDDDSVALVTFSGEAETVLPMTRLGDHRSRVHDAVDGLEPTDSTNLGAGVETGYATAVEGLRQGATNRVVLVSDALANTGDTDADAILERIDTARREHGITLFGVGVGSDYGDALMERLADKGDGHTVYVSDETDARKVFCEDLPRNVDLTARDAKAQVAFDPDAVAEFRLIGYDDRRVADDDFRDDRVDGGEVGPGHTVTALYAVRVRHGADGRLATATVRWLDPETRTPHETSGRLETGALHEDLAGASARFRVTATAAYFADALRRPETRLPDAPDLTALEETARTLAKKTEDADVTALAEAIADANRLDL; this is encoded by the coding sequence ATGGACAACCGGCTACCACGACTGTTCGCCTGCGCGGCCGCGGCGGCACTGCTGCTGACCGGCTGCGGCGGCTCAGGCGAAGACTCCGGCGGCAGCAAGGCCGCGGACGGAGCGGCCCGCGACAACGGGCCCTTCCCCGCGCCGAACGCACCGCGCGCCGGCGAGGAGCGCGTCGAGGGCGACGAGGGACGCGCGGACCGCCTCTCCACCTTCGCCCTCGACGTGGACACCGCGTCCTACGGCTACGCCCGCCGCACCCTCGCCGAGGGCCGCCGCCCGGACCCCGCCACCGTCCGCCCCGAGGAGTTCGTCAACAGCTTCCGCCAGGACTACGAACGCCCGGACGGCAACGGCTTCTCGGTCACCGTCGACGGCGCCCGCACCGGCGACGACGACTGGTCCCTGGTCCGCGTGGGCCTCGCCACCCGCACGGCCGCGCAGCACGGCGAACGTCCGCCCGCCGCCCTCACCTTCGTCATCGACGTCTCCGGCTCGATGGGCGAACCGGGCCGCCTGGACCTCGCCAAGTCCTCGCTCGGCACGATGACCGACCGTCTGCGCGACGACGACTCCGTCGCCCTCGTCACCTTCAGCGGCGAGGCCGAGACCGTCCTGCCCATGACCCGGCTCGGCGACCACCGCAGCCGCGTGCACGACGCCGTCGACGGCCTGGAACCCACCGACTCCACCAACCTCGGCGCCGGCGTCGAGACCGGATACGCCACCGCCGTCGAGGGACTGCGCCAGGGCGCCACCAACCGGGTCGTCCTGGTCTCGGACGCCCTTGCCAACACCGGTGACACCGACGCCGACGCGATCCTGGAGCGCATCGACACCGCTCGCCGCGAACACGGCATCACCCTCTTCGGCGTCGGCGTAGGCAGCGACTACGGCGACGCCCTGATGGAACGCCTCGCCGACAAGGGCGACGGCCACACCGTCTACGTGTCGGACGAGACCGACGCCCGCAAGGTCTTCTGCGAGGACCTCCCGCGCAACGTCGACCTGACCGCCCGCGACGCCAAGGCCCAGGTCGCCTTCGACCCCGACGCCGTTGCCGAGTTCCGCCTGATCGGCTACGACGACCGCCGGGTCGCCGACGACGACTTCCGCGACGACCGCGTCGACGGCGGCGAGGTCGGCCCCGGCCACACCGTCACCGCCCTCTACGCCGTGCGCGTCAGGCACGGCGCCGACGGACGCCTCGCCACCGCCACCGTCCGCTGGCTCGACCCCGAGACCCGCACCCCGCACGAGACCTCCGGCCGGCTGGAGACCGGCGCCCTGCACGAGGACCTCGCGGGCGCCTCCGCCCGCTTCCGGGTCACGGCGACGGCCGCCTACTTCGCCGACGCCCTGCGCCGCCCGGAGACCCGGCTCCCGGACGCCCCCGACCTGACCGCACTGGAGGAAACGGCCCGCACGTTGGCGAAGAAGACGGAGGACGCGGACGTCACCGCCCTCGCCGAGGCGATCGCCGACGCGAACCGTCTCGACCTCTGA
- the iolB gene encoding 5-deoxy-glucuronate isomerase translates to MSQDLYLARGTTAHAGYALDIDPARAGWDYCSLRVVELEPGGGHVFDTGDSEWIVLPLEGGCTVRTDQEEFQLLGRETVFASVSDFAYVPRDARVQIASGAGGRFALAGAKCERRLPARYGPAPEVPVEERGSGTCARLVRNFASADAFDCDKLIAVEVITPGGNWSSYPPHKHDEHRPGEEAELEEIYYFEIDGPNGFGYQRVSPSREGGADVLAEVRSGDAVLVPDGWHGPAVAQPGHAMYYLNVMAGPGQTREWRICFHPDHVESTGGYR, encoded by the coding sequence ATGAGCCAGGACCTGTACCTCGCGCGCGGGACCACCGCGCACGCCGGCTACGCGCTCGACATCGATCCCGCGCGAGCGGGCTGGGACTACTGCAGCCTGCGGGTCGTCGAGCTGGAGCCGGGCGGCGGGCATGTCTTCGACACGGGTGACAGCGAATGGATCGTGCTGCCCCTCGAAGGCGGATGTACCGTGCGCACAGATCAAGAAGAGTTCCAACTCCTGGGCCGGGAAACGGTGTTCGCGTCGGTCTCCGACTTCGCGTACGTTCCCCGGGACGCCCGGGTCCAGATCGCCTCCGGCGCGGGAGGCCGCTTCGCCCTGGCAGGAGCGAAGTGCGAGCGACGACTCCCCGCCCGCTACGGCCCCGCGCCGGAGGTCCCCGTCGAAGAGCGCGGCAGCGGCACATGCGCCCGGCTGGTGCGCAACTTCGCCTCCGCCGACGCCTTCGACTGCGACAAGCTGATCGCCGTCGAGGTGATCACCCCCGGCGGCAACTGGTCCTCGTACCCGCCGCACAAGCACGACGAGCACCGGCCGGGCGAGGAGGCCGAGCTCGAGGAGATCTACTACTTCGAGATCGACGGCCCGAACGGCTTCGGATACCAGCGGGTGTCCCCCTCGCGCGAGGGCGGCGCCGACGTCCTCGCCGAGGTGCGCTCCGGCGACGCCGTGCTCGTCCCCGACGGCTGGCACGGACCTGCCGTCGCCCAGCCCGGGCACGCCATGTACTACCTGAACGTCATGGCGGGACCGGGGCAGACCCGGGAGTGGCGGATCTGCTTCCACCCGGACCACGTAGAGAGCACAGGGGGTTACCGATGA